Genomic segment of Rutidosis leptorrhynchoides isolate AG116_Rl617_1_P2 unplaced genomic scaffold, CSIRO_AGI_Rlap_v1 contig84, whole genome shotgun sequence:
AAAGATCATTAAAAGCTTTTAGTGGGGGGTTTGCAGAAAAGAAGATGGGTCAGCTGGATCGCCATGTCTAGCTCCAAATCTAAAGGTGGCTTGGGACTTCGAGATTTCAGAGCATTCAACTTGGCTCTCCTCGCTAAGTAGGGCTGGCGTATCATTCATGAACCGGACTCCTTTTGGCTCAAACTTTGAAAAAGAGGTATTTCCCAACTTCTTCTTTTCTTGAAGCTGAACTAGGAAGAAACCCTTCCTACGTTTGGCGTAGCATCCTGGAAGATAGAGAGATTCTTCAGGCAAGCTCAGTTTGGAGGGTGGGTAACGGAATTAGAATCCGCATCCTTGAAGACAACTGGGGTTGTAATATCCAATTTTCAAAAAGGGAGAAGCAGAATTTAAAGAGAAACGGTATCTACTGTGCAGCACAGCTCCTGAACAGAGAAACAGGCCAATGGAACACTAGACTCCTTCAATCTCTCTTCAGGCCCTTAGTGGCAGCAGCAATTGGGAAAACCCCAATCCTCCCTTTCAACGATGACCTGATGGCCTGGAAGAATACAAAAAATGGGACCTTTACGGTTAGAAGCGCTTATTTTGTGGCCCTGGATCTCAGGCAAAGCAACGTTTACTCCCCTCCGTTTCCTAAGTTCTGGGCGATAATTTAGAAGCTCCAGGTTATGCCTAAAATAGCCCTCTTCCTCTGGCAATTGGGACACCAAAGGTTAGCTACTAAGGACATCCTGCGCTCTCGAGGTACGAATCATGGTTCTCAATGCCCGGTATATAAATTGGAGCCCGAAAACATTGGGCACCTTTTCCTCTCTTGTAGCTGGGTCAAAAAATTCTAGAGTTTATTGTTTCCTAATCTAGATGTTGGAGTGTGGCAGAATGAAAATTTCTTCCAGTGGTTTTTTAGGATGCATGATTTGTTAGACATTAACTCCTACATTTCTTTGAACATTGGGCTGTGGATTACTTGGAAAAATAGAAACGACGCGTGGTCCAACTCCCTGTGCGCTACTCCCCAGTCAGCTGCTACTCTGGTCATGCATATTAAGGCATTGCCGTCCAGGTCAGCCAGTCTGTCGAATCAACCCCAGCCCAGTTCCTCTAGAGGCTGGATCCCCCCTCCGCAAGGCACGGTCAAGGTTAACTCGGACGCGGCGTTATTTAAAGGATCAGGATGCTGGGGGCTCGGTATTGTTTTGAGAGATCACCTTGGTAAGACTATTTTCTACAAATCCTTGTTTGAACAGGGGATCATGGACATTCTTTATGCTGAAGCTGTGGCTCTCCTACAAGGAATCTTAGTGGCCTTATCCCTTGATTTTTCTCATGTTATAGTTGAATCTGATGCTTTGATGGTGGTTAACGATGCTTTGAGCACCGGCCCCTCTTTTCTTTCTTGCAGAGATGTAATTTTTAAAATTAGATCTTTAGCTAAAAATTTCATTTCCTGTAATTTTGTTTATGTACCAAGAACGGGTAATTTGCTTGCCCATCATATTGCTAATTTAAGAAGTAATGGGCAAGGAAGATTACACCTTCTCTGACTTTTGTAGCTAACTCAGATTCAGCTCAATAGTACATCAGTTCTGATGGGTACAGTACATATGGGTACAGTAAACCCAAATGGTGAACAGAAAAGAGTCGGACCGGATTTTAAAATGCCGGTCCGACTAATTACCACTAATCACCTTAATTAACACACAAAACCGACTTTTTGTTGCCGGTCCCGTAGGAAACCGGCTTTGGGACTGCCGGTTCTAAGCAAAACCGGCACTTTAAAGCCGGTTTTGTACTGAACCGGCATTTTAATTGCCGGTTTTGCATTGGACCGGCAGCTTCATTCCCGGTCCAATACAAAACCAGCAATTAAAATACCGGGTTCAGTACAAAACCGGCAATTAAAATGTCGGTTCACgcataaaatttaatttaattttatccgGCAATCCGAATGACGGTTCGACATATTTTTCTATAAAAACCCCATGCCCATTTCTCAATTCCACACCCCATTTAATATGTACATTTTTTCCGCCGACAGGCTATTTTTAATATTTAttgaatttcaatttttttttcaataAATATGTGTTCTTATCTGAATTTATACTGGAAGAGTTCTATACAATTCGTTGAAGGCAAGGTCGTGGTGTCTAGCTTACCCGACGCATCGTATTTCATCGATCGTATTTTGGATTACGATGGGTTTTCTCGAATAATGTGCAACTTTGTCGGGATTCGAAGAGAGCAGGTACAATTAAATCTTATTTATATATACGCGGTAGATAATGGTGAAAACCAATGTATCGTAATAAATGATGATGCTATGCTGCCATTATTGTATCAACACCAATCATGGAGTCGTCACTTGTTCATAAGCTACATCCGATTCATAATTCTTTCCGGACATCAAGCTTCAATAACGCGGGAGAGGGTAGTAGTAGACCACGCGACGACGCACACAATTACAGGGAGGCTTCTGCCGAAGCTAGCCAAGGCGTCGTGCACGTCGAACCCAATCAGGATAACGCTGCCCCCCAATGGAGATCACTGTTGCAGAGGCTCGGGAGTCGGGTATTCGGTGGCGGCAGACGACGCAGACAGCAATCACCAGAGGATCCTCCGCCTTTTGTACCTCCTCCACCGCCCGCAGCCGCGCGTAATTCTGTATCGGATTTTAGGGTTGCACCCCCTCGACATGTGGTGCCTCCTCCTCCACTTGCGGCCGCTCGTTATTCTGTATCGGATTTTAGGGATCTTCCGTCTCGCCCAGCTGGATCCTCTCGAATGGGAGAGGGTAGTAGTAGCTCTCGCGTAAGACGAGGAAACGCGTCATCGGACGAGGATTACATCGTCCCACGAGAAGAGACTATCATGTGTTCAGCAACATGGATGGGCCTAATGAGGTAACAAACCGCCGCATTCCTGGTGCTCCGGAATTATACAATGGGGACCCTAATTGTATAAAGCTGGGAACACATTTCTCTAGCAAGGACGAGCTTCATGGTGCGATGGCGATCTGGACAACCAGGGTTGGGAAGAGAAATGCGAACGACGAAGTCAGATCGAGCAACTTGGGCAGCAGAATGCGTTAATCGCCCGAACAAACGCACCAAGGAGCCGTATGACGGTATTATATGCAACTGGAAGATTCGGGCTACGTTCCGGAGGGAATATCGAACGTGGCAAATTACCGTGTGGTGTGACGGACACAACTGTGACGGATCGGAGAATCTTCGTGAGGACAGGAATATAACTCAAGGTCACGTTGCATACGTCATAATGGGAAAGATTCGAGAAAAACCTAATTACCCGACCTCGGCAATAATTGACGACTGTAAAGCAGCATTCGGCGTTACAATTGGGAGAAAAAAAGCTTGGGACGGTAAGCGAGTGGCGATGAACCAGGTGTATGGAGACTGGGAGACGAATTTCCGCCAACTACCCGGCTACATGCGAGCTCTTCAGAACTGCCGAGATGGGACTGCAGTACAGTGGAAGTTCAAGAAGGAGGACGGGAGTGTTGACAGTAGGAGGAAGATTTTCAGGTACCAACACAACTTTAACGGGTTTTTCTTGAATAACCATTTTACTCCGTACACTGATTTATCGTTATTATTCAGGTACGTATTTTGGCATTTCGGTGCCACGAGACTCACTTTCGAACACAGCCACCCTGTGGTTACTGTCGACGCAACCCATCTTCGCGGGTCGTACAACGGTAAGGCGATTGTAGCGGTCGTGAAGACTGCCAACGACAGAGTGGTTCCAGTCGCATATGCGATCGTAGACGAGGAGTCTAGCCACAGTTGGTACTGGTTCTTAAAGTACCTGAAAATTCACGTTCTACGAGATACATTCACCTGCATCATCTCGGATCGTAATTCGGGGATCTTGTCCGCGACTGCGAAGCTCGATACCAAATTTCCCAACTGGGGTGTTCACAGGTGACTGTTTACGGGACTTTAATCGTAATTTCAAGTTCAAATTATTCATTCAATTAATTACTTCTTCCGAACAGGTATTGTATGGAGCACATTCGTGCTAATATGCTTTCAAACGTGCCGAAGAAGGCAGGATTATATGGCTTAGCTTGGACAGTCGGTACCGAATTGGACGAGGCTAGGTATACTCAAGCATGGGCAGATCTCATAGAATCGAGTCCGCCTGCAGCAGCATATCTCCAAGGTATTCCCCTAGATAAGTGGACGTTGATGAACGACGGATTCCATCGATGGGGGACAACCACCTCGAACGACGTTGAGAGTTACAATAACGTTCTCAGAGGCGACCGCTTCTTGCCTATCAGGGCATTCGTTCAGGCCACGCACGCCAAAGTCATGGCGATATTTGTTGACGAAATGTCCAAGATAAATAGATACAGATATCCGCTCGCACAAAAACCGATGGCGACGTTCGAGGAAAACAAAATGCGTTCAAGACGGTACGAAGTCTCGCTATATCCAAACGCACCCGGTCGTGTGTTCAAAGTAAAATCTCCTCCTGCTCGTTTTGGAGTTCCAGGCAACGGCAGAGACCACGACAGGAGGAGTTGCACGTTCACGCATACACCGGCGGATAGACTGCCGTTGAACATGTTGTACGACCCGTACGGACTTCAAGGTAATGCGCCTCTCGGTGAGCACAACTACGACGACGACAGTTCAGATGAGGActacaatgtggacaacgacgacgACGTCGAAGATGATGACGATTACGACGACGACGAGTACGACGACGAGGATGCCGTCGACCATACCGATGATGATGATGTGGAAAACGACGATTAAGTCGTTGATAACTATGTATTTAATTTACCCTCCGAGATAATAATTGGGTTCTACATTAATGCCTACATTACGAAATACATTGTTTAATTGTTAATGTTCGGAGTATAGAGtgtaaaatgaaaaaaataaaattgTACGTATAAATATAAACTTTTAAAACCCATATACTTAACCATTAAAACAACCATATGAGTAGATATTATTTTGTTTTACTTCGTACAATCAAAAATATATATGTTCTTTGTTTATGAAATCCATCCCATATACATACGACGAAAGACTACTCCTTCATACAGTCTAAATTTAATtaataagataaaaaaaaatatctatatCATCTGACGTCGAGATATAACCAACTGCTGCGTTTTTCCTTCTGACCGAAATTGGCTCTAGTCGATCGTCGCACCCGTACGTCCTCCGCAGTCGGTTCGGCAGATTGAATACTAGTGCCTAATAATTACGATAAGATCAAACGATTACACTTGTCAATAAATGTACATTAGAAAAAGTACGTGAAAACGTATAAATTATTACAAACATATTCTAACCATAATAAGTATCCCCTCCCTGCTGTGTTGCGTACTCCGCAAAACCCGATAACCCGGCTGTGGACGTCTCGAGAAGTCCCCGAGAGCTCGATCCGATCCCTAAACTAATGTCCACTCCGCTATCGATCGGAGCCGTCATATGCTGTGCGGGCATATCATAATCAAACAGGGCGCCCATGAAATCATGCTGAATATTACCCGGTTGAGTGGGAGGTCCGGAAGCCGTCATATGCTGTGCGGGGATCTCAACATATGGAGAAGTCGTGTCGGTCAAGTCCTCGACACGATAATCGGTGGAAGTGAATATATTAGTGAAGCCGCTCGGCCAATCGGACTGCACATTTTCCAAGTCGATTGGCAGTGCACCTGGCGCTTGTTGGAGACCACCTCCACGATGTGATGATGTGGGACGACCGGACGACCCACTATGACGAGAAGACCCAGGGGGCCAAGAAGGACCAGGCCTAAAATCAGAAACGGAATGTCGAGCAGCGGCCGGCGGAGGAGGAGTAGGTACATAAGGAGGAGGAGGTACCTCAGCTGGTCGGTCTCTGCGTCGTCTCCCGCTACCCGTAATCCGACTGCCTAGCCTTTGTAGAAATGATCTCCGTTGTGGGGCCCTGTAACCTTGTGTGGGATCCACTTGAACGACGTCCTGCGGAGCTATGGCGGTCTCCTCTAATATCGGCACACCAGACGCCTCCATCAGATTACGGAGATCGGACGAGACCTTACCGAAACCTTCACTACACGCACGGTGATATTCGTTGTGACTCAACAACTCCTCAAGTCTTTGCACCTCGTATATTATTCTGCTCAACCCGTGGCTCTGCAAATGAATACCACATAACAATTTCTAATAAGTAAATCACCACATGAACTAAACAGCGAATTAATAAGTAAAACATCATATCACCTAAACAATGAATTGATAAGTAAAACATAACATCACCGTAACAGTTATAAACATTACGTACCAAGGCATTAACCGAACCCGTATGGCCATGGTAACCCCCGCTGGACGGCGCCCGATTGGGCTGCTGAACTAATCGGACTGTCTTATCCAGATACCACTCTTCATATCGGGGCACCGTTGTCGGGACTAGTGTCGGCGGGCCCTCAACGACATGGTGCGCACGTCGGAACCAATGACGAACGTGCCAGTCATGAACAGCTTCCCAGTCAACAGCGTAGGACGACCTCTTCGTCCGGTGCAAGATCTCAGCACCTGGCTGATCTAGGGGTGCCTGTGGC
This window contains:
- the LOC139885160 gene encoding uncharacterized protein, with protein sequence MPKIALFLWQLGHQRLATKDILRSRGTNHGSQCPNENFFQWFFRMHDLLDINSYISLNIGLWITWKNRNDAWSNSLCATPQSAATLVMHIKALPSRSASLSNQPQPSSSRGWIPPPQGTVKVNSDAALFKGSGCWGLGIVLRDHLGKTIFYKSLFEQGIMDILYAEAVALLQGILVALSLDFSHVIVESDALMVVNDALSTGPSFLSCRDVIFKIRSLAKNFISCNFVYVPRTGNLLAHHIANLRSNGQGRLHLL
- the LOC139885161 gene encoding uncharacterized protein yields the protein MVRWRSGQPGLGREMRTTKSDRATWAAECVNRPNKRTKEPYDGIICNWKIRATFRREYRTWQITVWCDGHNCDGSENLREDRNITQGHVAYVIMGKIREKPNYPTSAIIDDCKAAFGVTIGRKKAWDGKRVAMNQVYGDWETNFRQLPGYMRALQNCRDGTAVQWKFKKEDGSVDSRRKIFRYQHNFNGFFLNNHFTPYTDLSLLFRYVFWHFGATRLTFEHSHPVVTVDATHLRGSYNGKAIVAVVKTANDRVVPVAYAIVDEESSHSWYWFLKYLKIHVLRDTFTCIISDRNSGILSATAKLDTKFPNWGVHRYCMEHIRANMLSNVPKKAGLYGLAWTVGTELDEARYTQAWADLIESSPPAAAYLQGIPLDKWTLMNDGFHRWGTTTSNDVESYNNVLRGDRFLPIRAFVQATHAKVMAIFVDEMSKINRYRYPLAQKPMATFEENKMRSRRYEVSLYPNAPGRVFKVKSPPARFGVPGNGRDHDRRSCTFTHTPADRLPLNMLYDPYGLQGNAPLGEHNYDDDSSDEDYNVDNDDDVEDDDDYDDDEYDDEDAVDHTDDDDVENDD